The stretch of DNA GAAGATGCAGAAGAAGGACAACTGCATGGCCTGCTGCTGCGTCCCAGACACCGTGGAGATCAGCAGCCCGAGCCCCAGGGTGGTGAGCAGGAACAGCAGGGTAAGCCCGCAGAAGAGCCACAGGTTGCCGGCCACCCGCAAGTCAAACAGGTAGGTACCTGCCAGGAGCACCAGGGCGAAGTCGACGGCCGCCACGGCCACGTAAGGGAGCAGCTTCCCGAGCACCAGTTCAAGCGGCCGGATCGGTGTCACCACCAGCTGCTCCAGGGTGCCGAACTCCCGCTCCCGCACGATGCCCAGCGAAGTAAGCAGGGTGGTCATGAACATGACCACCAGGCCAAGCAGGCCCGGGATCATCACGGGGGCGCTCTTGAGGTCGGGATTGTAAAGGATCTCGATCTCCGGGATCAGCCGCGGGGGTACCGGGGGTTCGAAGTCCAGGTCCGCCAGGGACGGAGGCCGGAAAAGGTCCTCCGGTAATGCCACCGCCGGACCCCGTGATTCCATGAGCGCCTGCGCCTTCTCCCGGGCCTCTGCGGTACGGCGGGCGAGTTCGGCTCCGAGTCGGCGGCGCACGTCCTCCTCCACCTGGGCGCGCACCTCGGCCCCGATCTCGTCCTGCACCGGCTCCATAGCCCGCTGCAGCATGCGGGCGGCCGCCTGGGCCTTGAAAAGCTGGGAGCCGTCTATGATCAGCTTGAGGCGGGCATCGGTGCTGCCGTCGCTCACCCGACCGAAGCCGGGGGGAATGAAGACCGCCATGTCGACCCTTTCCTGCTCGACCGCCTGCCGGATGTCCTCCCACGGCACCGTGAGCCGGACGGGCACGAACTTCTCATAGGAAAGGATGGCCTCGGCCAGCCGCGCACCGATATTGGTACCGCTCTCGTCCACCACCGCCACCCGGAGGTCCGAGATATCGAAGCTGAAAGCGTAACCAAATATGACCAGCCACACCAGGGGTAACA from Bacillota bacterium encodes:
- a CDS encoding ABC transporter permease, with the protein product MVQKEFIQMRRDRRTLAMMIVLPLVWLVIFGYAFSFDISDLRVAVVDESGTNIGARLAEAILSYEKFVPVRLTVPWEDIRQAVEQERVDMAVFIPPGFGRVSDGSTDARLKLIIDGSQLFKAQAAARMLQRAMEPVQDEIGAEVRAQVEEDVRRRLGAELARRTAEAREKAQALMESRGPAVALPEDLFRPPSLADLDFEPPVPPRLIPEIEILYNPDLKSAPVMIPGLLGLVVMFMTTLLTSLGIVREREFGTLEQLVVTPIRPLELVLGKLLPYVAVAAVDFALVLLAGTYLFDLRVAGNLWLFCGLTLLFLLTTLGLGLLISTVSGTQQQAMQLSFFCIFPQILLSGLIFPLTSMPEAIQYIAYLLPFTYFVPIARGIFIKGYGLELLWQPVVVLAAYGVAMIV